One genomic window of Procambarus clarkii isolate CNS0578487 chromosome 43, FALCON_Pclarkii_2.0, whole genome shotgun sequence includes the following:
- the LOC138373628 gene encoding uncharacterized protein, producing the protein MVQEPVVGWSVVQEPVVGWSVVQEPVVGWSVVQEPVVGWSVVQEPVVGWSVVQEPVVGWSVVQEPVVGWSVVQEPVVGWSVVQEPVVGWSVVQEPVVGWSVVQEPVVGWSVVQEPVVGWSVVQEPVVGWSVVQESVVGWSVVQEPVVGWSVVQEPVVGWSVVQEPVVGWSVEQEPVVGWSVVQEPVVGWSVVQEPVVGWSVVQEPVVGWSVVQEPVVGWSVVQEPVVGWSVVQEPVVGWSVVQEPVVGWSVVQEPVVGWSVVQEPVVGWSVVQGRHLVMMLSVSPLNACHNQILVII; encoded by the coding sequence ATGGTGCAGGAGCCTGTAGTGGGCTGGTCAGTGGTGCAGGAGCCTGTAGTGGGCTGGTCAGTGGTGCAGGAGCCTGTAGTGGGCTGGTCAGTGGTGCAGGAGCCTGTAGTGGGCTGGTCAGTGGTGCAGGAGCCTGTAGTGGGCTGGTCAGTGGTGCAGGAGCCTGTAGTGGGCTGGTCAGTGGTGCAGGAGCCTGTAGTGGGCTGGTCAGTGGTGCAGGAGCCTGTAGTGGGCTGGTCAGTGGTGCAGGAGCCTGTAGTGGGCTGGTCAGTGGTGCAGGAGCCTGTAGTGGGCTGGTCAGTGGTGCAGGAGCCTGTAGTGGGCTGGTCAGTGGTGCAGGAGCCTGTAGTGGGCTGGTCAGTGGTGCAGGAGCCTGTAGTGGGCTGGTCAGTGGTGCAGGAGTCTGTAGTGGGCTGGTCAGTGGTGCAGGAGCCTGTAGTGGGCTGGTCAGTGGTGCAGGAGCCTGTAGTGGGCTGGTCAGTGGTGCAGGAGCCTGTAGTGGGCTGGTCAGTGGAGCAGGAGCCTGTAGTGGGCTGGTCAGTGGTGCAGGAGCCCGTAGTGGGCTGGTCAGTGGTGCAGGAGCCTGTAGTGGGCTGGTCAGTGGTGCAGGAGCCTGTAGTGGGCTGGTCAGTGGTGCAGGAGCCCGTAGTGGGCTGGTCAGTGGTGCAGGAGCCTGTAGTGGGCTGGTCAGTGGTGCAGGAGCCTGTAGTGGGCTGGTCAGTGGTGCAGGAGCCTGTAGTGGGCTGGTCAGTGGTGCAGGAGCCTGTAGTGGGCTGGTCAGTGGTGCAGGAGCCTGTAGTGGGCTGGTCAGTGGTGCAGGGTCGTCACCTAGTGATGATGCTCAGTGTCTCACCTCTCAACGCTTGTCATAACCAGATATTAGTTATTATTTAA
- the LOC123752835 gene encoding proline-rich protein 36-like yields MIAIEIKTFHIASRHPQPPDVHSLQTSTASRRPQPPGGHSLQASTASRHPQSPGVHSLQAPTASRRPQPPGAHSLQTPTASRHPQPPDAHSLQASTASRHPQPPGIHSLQTPTVSRRPQPPGIHSLQASTASRHPQPPDAHSLQAATASRRPQSPGAHSLQASTASRRPQSPGAHSLQASTASRRPQSPGAHSLQASTASRRPQPTGIHSLQTPTVSRRPQPPGVHSLQASTASRRPQPPGIHSLQTSTASRRPQSPGAHSLQTPTASRRPQPPDAHSLQAPTASRRPQPPGIHSLQTPTASRHPQPPGIHSLQTPTVSRRPQPPGVHSLQTPTASRHPQPPGAHSLQASTASRRPQSPGVHSLQAPTASRHPQPPGVHSLQTPTASRHPQPPGIHSLQTPTASRHPQPPGVHSLQASTASRRPQSPGVHSLQAPTASRHPQPPGIHSLQTPTVSRCPQPPGIHSLQASTASRRPQSPGVHSLQASTASRRPQPPDVHSLQTPTVSRRPQPPDAHSLQTPTAFRHSQPPGAHSLQAPTASRHPQPPDVHSLQAPTASRRPQPPGIHSLQAPTVSRRPQPPGIHSLQTPTASRRPQPSGAHSLQASTASRCPQPPGAHSLQASTASRCPQPPDAHSLQTSTASRRPQPPGVHSLQTPTASRRPQLPGVHSLQASTASRRPQSPGAHSLQTPTVSRRPQPPGVHSLQAPTASRRPQPPGIHSLQTPTVSRRPQSPGGHSLQAATASRRPQPPGAHSLQAATASRRPQPPGVHSLQAPTASRRPQPPGIHSLQAFTASRRPQSPGAHSLQAPTASRRPQPPGAHSLQAATVSRRPQPPGAHSLQAPTASRRPQPPGGHSLQAATASRRPQSPGGHSLQTPLKT; encoded by the exons ATGATTGCGATAGAAATCAAGACCTTCCATATTG CCTCCAGGCATCCACAGCCTCCAGACGTCCACAGCCTCCAGACGTCCACAGCCTCCAGACGTCCACAGCCTCCAGGCGGCCACAGCCTCCAGGCATCCACAGCCTCCAGGCATCCACAGTCTCCAGGCGTCCACAGTCTCCAGGCGCCCACAGCCTCCAGACGCCCACAGCCTCCAGGCGCCCACAGCCTCCAGACGCCCACAGCCTCCAGGCATCCACAGCCTCCAGACGCCCACAGTCTCCAGGCGTCCACAGCCTCCAGGCATCCACAGCCTCCAGGCATCCACAGCCTCCAGACGCCCACAGTCTCCAGGCGTCCACAGCCTCCAGGCATCCACAGCCTCCAGGCATCCACAGCCTCCAGGCATCCACAGCCTCCAGACGCCCACAGTCTCCAGGCGGCCACAGCCTCCAGACGCCCACAGTCTCCAGGCGCCCACAGCCTCCAGGCATCCACAGCCTCCAGACGCCCACAGTCTCCAGGCGCCCACAGCCTCCAGGCATCCACAGCCTCCAGACGCCCACAGTCTCCAGGCGCCCACAGCCTCCAGGCATCCACAGCCTCCAGGCGCCCACAGCCTACAGGCATCCACAGCCTCCAGACGCCCACAGTCTCCAGGCGTCCACAGCCTCCAGGCGTCCACAGCCTCCAGGCGTCCACAGCCTCCAGACGCCCACAGCCTCCAGGCATCCACAGCCTCCAGACGTCCACAGCCTCCAGACGCCCACAGTCTCCAGGCGCCCACAGCCTCCAGACGCCCACAGCCTCCAGGCGTCCACAGCCTCCAGACGCCCACAGTCTCCAGGCGCCCACAGCCTCCAGACGCCCACAGCCTCCAGGCATTCACAGCCTCCAGACGCCCACAGCCTCCAGGCATCCACAGCCTCCAGGCATCCACAGCCTCCAGACGCCCACAGTCTCCAGGCGTCCACAGCCTCCAGGCGTCCACAGCCTCCAGACGCCCACAGCCTCCAGGCATCCACAGCCTCCAGGCGCCCACAGCCTCCAGGCATCCACAGCCTCCAGGCGCCCACAGTCTCCAGGCGTCCACAGCCTCCAGGCTCCCACAGCCTCCAGGCATCCACAGCCTCCAGGCGTCCACAGCCTCCAGACGCCCACAGCCTCAAGGCATCCACAGCCTCCAGGCATCCACAGCCTCCAGACGCCCACAGCCTCCAGGCATCCACAGCCTCCAGGCGTCCACAGCCTCCAGGCATCCACAGCCTCCAGGCGCCCACAGTCTCCAGGCGTCCACAGCCTCCAGGCTCCCACAGCCTCCAGGCATCCACAGCCTCCAGGCATCCACAGCCTCCAGACGCCCACAGTCTCCAGGTGTCCACAGCCTCCAGGCATCCACAGCCTCCAGGCATCCACAGCCTCCAGACGCCCACAGTCTCCAGGCGTCCACAGCCTCCAGGCGTCCACAGCCTCCAGGCGTCCACAGCCTCCAGACGTCCACAGCCTCCAGACGCCCACAGTCTCCAGGCGCCCACAGCCTCCAGACGCCCACAGCCTCCAGACGCCCACAGCCTTCAGGCATTCACAGCCTCCAGGCGCCCACAGTCTCCAGGCGCCCACAGCCTCCAGGCATCCACAGCCTCCAGACGTCCACAGTCTCCAGGCGCCCACAGCCTCCAGACGCCCACAGCCTCCAGGCATTCACAGCCTCCAGGCGCCCACAGTCTCCAGGCGCCCACAGCCTCCAGGCATCCACAGCCTCCAGACGCCCACAGCCTCCAGGCGTCCACAGCCTTCAGGCGCCCACAGCCTCCAGGCgtccacagcctccaggtgtccaCAGCCTCCAGGCGCCCACAGCCTCCAGGCatccacagcctccaggtgtccaCAGCCTCCAGACGCCCACAGCCTCCAGACGTCCACAGCCTCCAGGCgtccacagcctccaggtgtccaCAGCCTCCAGACGCCCACAGCCTCCAGACGTCCACAGCTTCCAGGCGTCCACAGCCTCCAGGCGTCCACAGCCTCCAGACGCCCACAGTCTCCAGGCGCCCACAGCCTCCAGACGCCCACAGTCTCCAGGCGTCCACAGCCTCCAGGCGTCCACAGCCTCCAGGCGCCCACAGCCTCCAGACGTCCACAGCCTCCAGGCATCCACAGCCTCCAGACGCCCACAGTCTCCAGGCGGCCACAGTCTCCAGGCGGCCACAGCCTCCAGGCGGCCACAGCCTCCAGGCGCCCACAGCCTCCAGGCGCCCACAGCCTCCAGGCGGCCACAGCCTCCAGGCGGCCACAGCCTCCAGGCGTCCACAGCCTCCAGGCGCCCACAGCCTCCAGGCGCCCACAGCCTCCAGGCATCCACAGCCTCCAGGCGTTCACAGCCTCCAGACGCCCACAGTCTCCAGGCGCCCACAGCCTCCAGGCGCCCACAGCCTCCAGGCGCCCACAGCCTCCAGGCGCCCACAGTCTCCAGGCGGCCACAGTCTCCAGGCGGCCACAGCCTCCAGGCGCCCACAGCCTCCAGGCGCCCACAGCCTCCAGGCGCCCACAGCCTCCAGGCGGCCACAGCCTCCAGGCGGCCACAGCCTCCAGACGCCCACAGTCTCCAGGCGGCCACAGCCTCCAGACGCCTCTGAAGACATGA